The genomic stretch aaataattataaaattggaCACTTTCACACACACCACACACAATTTGATCTAGTATTAAAATTCTGACCAAATAGTAtatcattttaatcaaacaaaaacaaaagatttgaaattaaatcataattcaactccttcaaattcaattctgTAGAATTCTATTTCCAATTTCGTGTACCGAAAAGATCCTcaactatttttataaatatatatactgaTCAAACATGTTCCTCTcacgtccacgaaaaatagtcgcattttgtcattttggatatccaagaaaaataatcttatttcaaaaattgaaactttctctcgtattttatccattttttctctttctctcttacttttttctctatcTTTATCTAATTTTTCCCCCCTCTTACTTTACCGATTTCTCATTAAAATCCATGTCGTCCACAgataagactatttttcgtggatggatggagtatataattagtggatagagggagtattattttgatatGGTACATAAAATAGCAATTGTtactaaaattaataaaagctAGTCACTcttataatattatcattattagtAGGACTCCACAGAGCACGATACTTAATTTAGAACCAGAAAAATCTTTAGTCATGAATTGACCCTAGATTGCTTACAATTCATAACTACGGAGCTTGTTATTCTTGAATTGATCCGCAAGCTAAAATGTTTCTTAGTAGTGTAGTATAGATAATAATTTTAGCTCCTCTTATTTTATGAACTGAAAATAAACAAAGTAGAGAGAATATGACATAAATTGGATTCACGGATGTTTAAATCCTAGAGTTTTGCAATATAATCTAGCATACGTTTACATTTGAGATTTTACAGACATAAAATTAGAagactagtagtagtagtagtagtactacatgAATGCAGTTGATTGCTTCTGTAGGCATTAAAAGTTGAATGCTGATTAATGTTGAAATACTACAATTCGTTAATCTCACCTGATCTGCAATTCCCCACCCATAAATACATAACCGAAACCCTTCTCGACGGCAAAACCCTGCAGCAGTCCCTTCTCGGCGACTGCAAACACAAACATTAATCCGTCAACACCACAGAATGAAATTTGATCAACCATTAGTATTATTATACGTACCCTGAGCCACCTGTCGCCGTCTGACCTTTTCAAGACTATAACGGTGTTGAGCTTGTCAGGAGAGTCGCTCTTCCAGCGGCAGTAAGGGTGGGACTCGTTGTGGCGGGAGTACACTCCTACTATCTGTCTTCGCTTGTGGTCGTAGGTGAGGGAGGAGAGGTAGAAGAGGAATGGCTTCTGGCAGGGGTGGCGGGCGACCGGCCTCGTATTGAAGGCGTAGCCTTTGTAGTCTGCTCTCTTGTACCAGTTGAGGAAGGTTCTGGTTGGCATCTCCAGCTCTCGGGGCGATATGATGCCTCTCATCACCTGAACCACGAACCCCCACGACACCGATATGCTCCAGTACTTGTCCTTGTCGTAGCAGAACGACTGCTGGATTATGCTGGAGGAGTCCTTCTCCACTGACTCCAGCAGCCTCTGCAGCCCCTCCACCCTGCTCAGCCCCGGGAATATCGGGTCCACCACGTCCAAGTGGTGGAGCGATACTAATGGAGCCACTGGGTGAGCCCCCAGCAGCCCCAGTAGGTTTCCATACACATCGTACTGTCATAATACAAACCACAACTAAAATTGCAAACAATATATACTTAACAGCTACCCCTTTCTAGTATTAATAAAGTTGcaaataagaagaagaagaaaactgTGAGTGTTTAGCCTCATATGCAGGTACCTGGTGAAAGCCAGGTTCTTTGGTGAGAGGGACGCCTAGCTCGGCCATGCAGGCGTGGATGCGGTCATCGCTGCCATACAATCCCGGGTAGCGTTGGATGCAGCTATCCTGCATCCTCTCGAGTTCCTTAGCGAGCGGGTAGCT from Salvia splendens isolate huo1 chromosome 4, SspV2, whole genome shotgun sequence encodes the following:
- the LOC121800624 gene encoding uncharacterized protein LOC121800624, yielding MNPTAHRPVPGFTSLRSGATCFFISILLLYSIYSSTFIISSTKHDDDDTLNCPLQPLSAKQNFQQSDNNKPSPPPPQNTTPSPLEIKHVAFGIAASSNLWNKRKEYIKLWWRPEETRGVVWLDNKVTISEDESKQLPEIRISEDTSNFNYSNKQGRRSALRISRVVSETLRLGMKEIRWFVMGDDDTVFVVENVLRVLSKYDHNQFYYIGSSSESHVQNIFFSYAMAYGGGGFAISYPLAKELERMQDSCIQRYPGLYGSDDRIHACMAELGVPLTKEPGFHQYDVYGNLLGLLGAHPVAPLVSLHHLDVVDPIFPGLSRVEGLQRLLESVEKDSSSIIQQSFCYDKDKYWSISVSWGFVVQVMRGIISPRELEMPTRTFLNWYKRADYKGYAFNTRPVARHPCQKPFLFYLSSLTYDHKRRQIVGVYSRHNESHPYCRWKSDSPDKLNTVIVLKRSDGDRWLRSPRRDCCRVLPSRRVSVMYLWVGNCRSGEINEL